TGCGGCAAGGAGCGCGGAACCTTCTGCGTCTTCTGCGGTTCCGTCCCGGCGCGGACCCGCAGTCGCCTTCCCGCGCCTGCCGCCGTCCGTGACCGTCCGCCCGTCGGAATACTGGAGCCGGTAGAGATCGGCATAGAGGCCGCCACGGGCCAGAAGCTCCTCATGCGTGCCCTCGTCGACCACGCGGCCCTTGTCCATCACAACGATCTTGTCGGCATTCTTGATGGTCGAAAGCCGGTGCGCGATCACCAGGGTGGTGCGACCCTCAGAGAGCGTTTCAAGCGCCTCCTGCACGATCTTTTCCGATTGCGCATCGAGTGCGGAGGTCGCCTCGTCCAGCAACAGGATCGGGCGATTGCGCAGCACGGCGCGGGCGATGGCGACGCGTTGCCGCTGGCCGCCCGACAGGCCCGATCCGCGCGGGCCGACGGGGGTGTCGAGGCCGTGGTCGAGCTGGCCTGCGAAATCTGCGACATGGGCGGCCTTCAGGGCGGCCTGAAGCGTGGCCTCATCCGCTTCCGCACCCATCAGGATGTTGTCACGCAGGCTTTCGTCGAACAGCAGCGCGTCCTGTGACACCACGGAATAGAGCCCGCGCAGACCGGCCAGATCGAGCGCAGTCGTGGCCACGCCACCGATGGTGATCTTGCCCTTCACCGGATCGGCCAATCGGGTCATCAGGTTGAACACCGTGGATTTGCCCGCCCCGGAGGCGCCGACAAGCGCTGTCGTCTTGCCGGCCTCTGCGGTGAAATTGGTGCCACGCAACACCGGGCTGTCGGCATAGGCGAAGTCAACCGCCTCAAACCGGATATCGGCCTGGCTGGGCGGGACAGGCAGAGGGACAGGTTTGGCCGGGGTGGTGATCTGCGGCCGTTCCGCGAAAATCGCATAGATGCGATCGAGCGAGGCGCGCGCCGCCTGCCAGATGCCGGACACGTTGCCCAGACGCCGCAGCGGTTCGAACACCAGCGCCATCGCGGTGAAGAAGGACATGAATTCACCGACGGTCTTCGTGCCCTCGATGATCTGATGTCCCCCGTAAAGCAGCACGCCGAAAAAGCCGAGACCGGCCACGATGTCGATCAGCGCGGGAATGGCCGCCTGTCCCGCCGCCGCCTTGATCTGGGCGTGGAGCATGTCCGCCATCTCGGACCTGAACCGCCCGGCTTCAC
The nucleotide sequence above comes from Celeribacter indicus. Encoded proteins:
- a CDS encoding ABC transporter ATP-binding protein — protein: MTRPPHGFEQDIPEKSSATLILWLWRDYLRRHLGLVLIAVLFMSIEGSMLGLLSYLIKPMFDRVLVAGQSDAVLWVALSVFGVFTLRALASFGQRVIMAHISQKVAASLQGSLVAHMLTLDGKFFQDNSPGTLIERTRGDSSAAATVWGTVLSVVARDAISLVSLLAVAVSVDWRWTLVAVAGAPLLAVPLVLLQNLVRRTTRVARSASARVSTRLDEIFHGATTIKLAGTEKREAGRFRSEMADMLHAQIKAAAGQAAIPALIDIVAGLGFFGVLLYGGHQIIEGTKTVGEFMSFFTAMALVFEPLRRLGNVSGIWQAARASLDRIYAIFAERPQITTPAKPVPLPVPPSQADIRFEAVDFAYADSPVLRGTNFTAEAGKTTALVGASGAGKSTVFNLMTRLADPVKGKITIGGVATTALDLAGLRGLYSVVSQDALLFDESLRDNILMGAEADEATLQAALKAAHVADFAGQLDHGLDTPVGPRGSGLSGGQRQRVAIARAVLRNRPILLLDEATSALDAQSEKIVQEALETLSEGRTTLVIAHRLSTIKNADKIVVMDKGRVVDEGTHEELLARGGLYADLYRLQYSDGRTVTDGGRRGKATAGPRRDGTAEDAEGSALLAATSRAVGSVLGLFGRTRR